A region from the Solibacillus sp. FSL H8-0523 genome encodes:
- a CDS encoding N-acetylmuramoyl-L-alanine amidase → MYLKKISLMLVVFVISLFAVQSSKAQAATINFTDVSSATPAYGEIMYLVDLGVLEGSFEKGKRVFKPNDQVTRGQAAKMVVVATGQEPLVVTKSSFTDIDLKKNAALSGYVERAVQLGYFSEYSPGKFEPKIALSRNEMSKVLSKAFHLNVEQTANLTIPFTDVAKSDPYYPYITAIYYNGITSGTHNSTKYSAKDPVTRAQFSSFVARASSDTYRLKLPVQGVSTSNPTEPLKIIGKVYVTVDGLNIRSSAASTQSTNIVGKENTGKELAVYEDQGYWLKVAYNGKTAFVAKEYTKSTEQLQLDEEQEEPQEQQGPETENPVVTDEQSEPAIDENTSETEIVTEQPVAEPLATIGIATINELAIFEESNTSSKVLNKMSRGTQVDLLAIDGNWVEVLYNGMTGFVEKRFVRLKNTVDGPVKNRIIVLDPGHGGKDPGAISGAYTEKSIVLKVTNLVKEKLEADGAIVKMTRTGDTFPTLDERIQFTKANYGELFVSIHTNSFTTAKPNGTETYYSVKSNENEKEDVVLATNINNLIVKNADMTNRGVKRNDYKVIVGLKIPAVLLELGFISNDADRAKLVSDKYVEIFADSIYQGIVDYYARN, encoded by the coding sequence GTGTACTTAAAAAAAATCAGCTTGATGTTAGTTGTTTTCGTGATTTCATTATTTGCAGTTCAAAGTTCTAAAGCACAAGCAGCCACGATTAATTTTACGGATGTTTCATCAGCAACTCCAGCCTATGGAGAGATTATGTATTTAGTGGATTTAGGTGTATTAGAGGGGTCATTTGAAAAGGGCAAGCGGGTATTTAAGCCAAATGACCAAGTAACGCGTGGACAAGCAGCCAAGATGGTTGTTGTTGCAACCGGACAAGAACCATTAGTTGTTACAAAATCTTCATTTACAGATATTGACCTAAAAAAGAATGCGGCATTATCTGGATATGTTGAGCGCGCAGTTCAACTAGGGTATTTTAGTGAATATTCGCCAGGGAAATTTGAACCGAAAATTGCACTTTCTCGTAACGAGATGAGTAAAGTGCTTTCAAAGGCATTTCATTTAAATGTTGAGCAAACTGCTAATTTAACAATTCCGTTTACAGACGTTGCAAAGTCCGATCCATATTATCCGTACATTACGGCAATCTATTACAACGGCATTACGAGTGGAACGCATAATTCTACTAAGTACAGTGCAAAGGATCCGGTAACAAGAGCGCAATTTTCTTCATTTGTGGCACGTGCATCATCAGATACATACCGCTTAAAACTACCGGTACAAGGTGTATCTACTAGCAATCCAACAGAGCCACTAAAAATTATTGGCAAGGTTTATGTTACAGTGGACGGGTTAAATATTCGTTCATCTGCAGCAAGTACCCAGAGTACAAACATTGTAGGAAAAGAAAATACAGGAAAAGAACTTGCTGTTTATGAGGACCAGGGCTATTGGCTAAAGGTAGCATATAACGGTAAAACAGCATTCGTTGCAAAGGAATATACGAAGTCGACCGAACAGCTACAATTGGATGAAGAGCAAGAAGAGCCTCAAGAGCAACAAGGGCCAGAAACAGAAAATCCTGTAGTAACAGATGAACAAAGTGAACCAGCAATCGATGAAAATACAAGTGAGACAGAGATTGTAACAGAGCAGCCAGTGGCAGAGCCTTTAGCTACAATCGGCATTGCGACAATAAATGAGTTAGCTATTTTTGAGGAAAGTAATACAAGCTCGAAAGTACTTAATAAAATGAGTCGCGGTACACAGGTCGATCTTTTAGCGATTGACGGAAATTGGGTTGAAGTATTGTATAACGGCATGACCGGCTTTGTTGAAAAAAGATTTGTTCGTTTGAAAAATACTGTAGATGGCCCAGTTAAAAATAGAATTATTGTTCTTGACCCAGGGCACGGTGGGAAAGACCCTGGAGCAATTAGTGGCGCTTATACAGAAAAATCCATTGTTTTAAAAGTAACAAACTTAGTGAAAGAAAAGTTAGAAGCAGATGGAGCGATTGTGAAAATGACACGTACGGGGGATACATTCCCTACACTTGACGAACGTATTCAATTTACGAAAGCCAATTACGGAGAATTGTTTGTGAGTATTCATACAAACTCATTTACAACAGCAAAGCCAAACGGAACAGAAACGTATTATAGTGTAAAGTCCAACGAAAATGAAAAAGAAGACGTTGTACTCGCAACAAATATTAATAATTTAATCGTGAAAAATGCAGACATGACAAATCGTGGTGTGAAACGTAACGATTATAAAGTAATTGTAGGCTTAAAGATTCCCGCAGTGTTATTGGAACTTGGTTTTATTAGTAATGACGCTGACCGAGCAAAATTAGTGAGCGATAAATACGTAGAAATTTTCGCAGATTCGATTTATCAAGGTATTGTCGATTATTATGCAAGAAACTAG
- a CDS encoding C40 family peptidase: MKKKILLPIFAAFMIFAGTATTTNNTAEAASISELTATASKYIGVPYVYGGTTTRGLDCSGYTQLVFKKLGYSLNRTAAMQYKQGTAVSKANLQSGDLVFFNTSGGVSHVGISLGGSKFIHAGVSTGVAVASLNSSYWAKRYVGAKRVASFEEKTVVASVEKAEVKNAAIDFTIFASRGEVALQLAESLGLETTDTTSVFPDIKSSSKYAGAAKALYDLGIFTGDENGKFNPGSPFTRAQMAKVLVAAYKLELEEQPLSFADVASSHWAHNDIKILASNGVTIGLGDGTYGINHYVKLKDLATFIDRAQNK, from the coding sequence GTGAAGAAAAAAATTCTTTTGCCGATTTTTGCAGCATTTATGATTTTCGCTGGAACGGCTACTACAACTAACAATACTGCTGAGGCAGCATCAATTTCAGAATTAACAGCAACAGCTTCTAAATATATCGGTGTCCCATATGTATATGGAGGAACAACAACTCGTGGACTTGATTGTTCAGGTTATACTCAATTAGTCTTCAAAAAATTAGGCTATTCATTAAACCGTACAGCGGCTATGCAATACAAGCAAGGGACAGCTGTTTCAAAAGCTAATTTACAATCAGGGGACTTAGTGTTCTTTAATACTTCAGGCGGCGTTTCGCACGTAGGGATTTCATTAGGTGGTAGTAAGTTTATCCATGCTGGTGTAAGTACGGGTGTAGCCGTAGCAAGCCTTAACAGCTCTTACTGGGCTAAGCGCTATGTTGGAGCAAAGCGTGTAGCTAGCTTTGAAGAAAAAACGGTTGTAGCGTCTGTAGAAAAGGCAGAAGTTAAAAACGCAGCAATCGATTTCACGATTTTTGCATCTCGTGGTGAAGTAGCACTACAATTAGCGGAATCATTAGGTCTTGAAACAACAGATACAACATCAGTATTCCCAGATATTAAATCATCTTCTAAATATGCAGGTGCTGCAAAAGCATTATATGATTTAGGTATCTTTACAGGTGATGAAAACGGCAAGTTTAACCCAGGTTCACCATTTACACGTGCACAAATGGCAAAAGTACTGGTAGCTGCCTATAAATTAGAATTAGAAGAGCAACCACTAAGTTTTGCAGATGTAGCCTCGTCTCACTGGGCACATAATGATATCAAAATTTTAGCGTCAAATGGTGTGACAATCGGTTTAGGTGATGGTACATATGGTATTAATCATTACGTAAAATTAAAAGATTTAGCGACATTTATTGATCGCGCTCAAAATAAATAA
- a CDS encoding S-layer homology domain-containing protein — protein MKKRFLASSLAALLFLSTQTTSLAATTFSDVSQKHWAASTIYDLVAKGYMQGYQDGTFKPNQTTTRGEAAVIIARTMGIDVKTDFQPSFQDVPETYPYYKQVSKLTELGVLQNGNFFYPNAQLKRSEISKMIALAYGVEVDNQNKASFNDLSTNFWAKDYIESLADAAIVQGFTATTFEPNQYVTRAQIALLAKRGMAFKGQLAKKEVVYDFLQKDYISTVNQYKAWETKTLKLVNEIRVKNNLAKLALDPDLTQVAIIKAKDMVKRNYFEHYSPFYGNPWDLATLFDYDYVSFGENIARNFSTAEATVDAWMASPNHRANILKSHYEYMGIGIEKTKTGNFYVVQHFSSK, from the coding sequence GTGAAAAAACGATTCTTAGCAAGTTCACTAGCAGCCTTATTATTTTTAAGTACACAAACAACTAGTCTTGCAGCAACGACATTTAGTGATGTGTCGCAAAAGCATTGGGCAGCTAGTACAATTTACGATTTAGTTGCTAAAGGATATATGCAGGGCTATCAAGACGGTACATTTAAGCCAAACCAAACGACGACTCGTGGAGAAGCGGCAGTCATTATTGCACGTACAATGGGCATTGATGTGAAAACAGATTTTCAGCCAAGTTTTCAGGATGTTCCAGAAACATATCCGTACTATAAACAAGTTAGTAAGCTAACAGAATTAGGTGTCTTACAAAATGGAAATTTCTTTTATCCCAATGCGCAGTTAAAGCGTTCAGAAATTTCGAAAATGATTGCTCTTGCTTATGGCGTAGAGGTAGATAATCAAAATAAAGCATCATTTAACGACTTATCGACAAATTTTTGGGCTAAGGATTACATTGAGTCTTTGGCAGATGCTGCGATTGTTCAAGGATTTACCGCAACAACATTTGAGCCTAATCAATATGTAACGCGCGCGCAAATCGCCTTGTTAGCGAAGCGCGGTATGGCATTTAAAGGACAACTTGCAAAAAAAGAAGTGGTATATGATTTTTTACAAAAGGATTATATTTCAACAGTAAATCAATATAAAGCGTGGGAAACGAAGACGTTGAAGCTAGTTAATGAGATTCGTGTGAAAAATAATTTGGCTAAGCTTGCATTAGATCCGGATTTAACGCAGGTTGCGATTATTAAAGCAAAAGATATGGTCAAGCGTAATTACTTTGAACACTATTCGCCGTTCTATGGAAACCCGTGGGATTTAGCGACGTTATTTGATTATGACTATGTAAGTTTTGGAGAAAACATTGCCCGCAATTTTTCAACGGCAGAAGCAACGGTGGATGCATGGATGGCTTCACCAAATCACCGTGCCAATATTTTGAAAAGTCATTATGAGTATATGGGGATTGGAATTGAAAAAACAAAAACTGGGAATTTTTATGTAGTTCAGCATTTTTCTTCAAAATAA
- a CDS encoding S-layer homology domain-containing protein, translating into MQFNKKVSLFTAAFLVLPVTAAFVIDAPATAAANPYSDVTTKDGHYEAIVNLTEQGIVSGVTKTVFHSTKAATRGEAALFIANALNLNTTSVSNPNFKDLPTSSPYYSAAAALYELKVIGGYTDGTFRPDGTLKRSEIAKMLTLAFELDMSSVSQTKFADVNVITDTNMKRYIQTLIDYGITSGTTATTFSPYGTLTRGQLATFLQRSMNAVSDDLTVISVE; encoded by the coding sequence ATGCAATTCAATAAAAAAGTAAGTTTATTTACAGCTGCGTTTCTCGTTTTACCGGTAACAGCAGCATTTGTAATAGATGCTCCAGCCACTGCTGCAGCAAATCCTTATAGTGATGTCACAACGAAGGATGGTCATTATGAGGCAATCGTTAATCTAACAGAGCAAGGTATTGTTTCAGGTGTTACGAAAACGGTATTTCACTCTACAAAAGCAGCAACACGCGGAGAGGCCGCTTTATTTATTGCAAATGCATTAAATTTAAATACAACATCGGTATCCAATCCGAACTTTAAAGATTTACCAACATCAAGCCCTTATTACAGCGCGGCTGCTGCACTGTACGAATTAAAGGTAATCGGTGGCTATACGGACGGTACATTCCGTCCAGATGGTACGTTAAAGCGTTCGGAAATTGCCAAAATGCTAACCCTCGCGTTCGAGTTAGACATGTCGAGCGTTTCGCAAACGAAATTTGCAGATGTGAACGTGATTACGGATACAAACATGAAACGCTATATTCAAACGTTAATTGATTATGGGATTACGTCAGGTACGACAGCAACAACATTTAGCCCATATGGAACGTTAACACGTGGCCAGCTCGCAACATTTTTACAACGTTCTATGAATGCAGTATCTGATGACTTAACGGTTATTAGTGTAGAATAA